In the genome of Raphanus sativus cultivar WK10039 chromosome 4, ASM80110v3, whole genome shotgun sequence, one region contains:
- the LOC108851639 gene encoding BAHD acyltransferase BIA1-like produces MEMDLEIEVMGREVIKPATPSPPNHIQLSLLDMSIPSMYFSTIFFYKSEGLVTASPEIISKKLKSSLSETLSRLYPLAGEIEGVSINCNDKGAVFTEARTNLLLPEFLKTFSVDSLAQLRPKIEAGDDPSGWPLLSVGVTFFGSGSGVAVSVNASHRIFDAASLLTFVTDWSDTMANKNSKVGTHQFAEATIYPPAPTHMASQSRKTDTKKCAMNRFVFESPKIAELKRKAASESVKMPTRVEAITSLIWKCATNASRSKLMAPRPTLMYVAVDLRLKLPSSVLSPDAIGNLQTAFFLKKDAESEPEIHEAVAAFRTGKEEVDKMLKDSVQSNTLVQGLLNMMASQGAEFKPDVDIYTTSSWLGKPFYGVDFGWGSPVWLGSATHTVYDKMVYVSLIDSKDGEGVEAWISIPAEDMSVLVHDQELLAYAVLNPPITI; encoded by the coding sequence ATGGAAATGGACTTAGAGATAGAGGTGATGGGGAGAGAAGTGATCAAACCTGCTACACCCTCACCTCCTAACCACATTCAGCTCTCTCTTCTCGATATGTCCATCCCCTCAATGTACTTCTCAACCATCTTCTTCTATAAATCTGAAGGTCTAGTTACTGCCTCGCCTGAGATCATCTCAAAGAAACTGAAAAGCTCTTTGTCCGAGACTCTCTCACGCTTATATCCACTCGCTGGAGAGATAGAAGGCGTCTCTATCAACTGCAACGACAAAGGAGCCGTCTTCACTGAGGCACGCACCAATCTCCTTCTCCCCGAGTTCTTGAAAACCTTCAGCGTTGACTCTCTAGCGCAACTCCGTCCCAAGATCGAGGCCGGAGATGATCCATCCGGGTGGCCATTGTTGAGTGTCGGTGTCACCTTCTTCGGGTCTGGATCAGGAGTAGCTGTCTCGGTCAACGCCTCTCACAGGATCTTTGACGCGGCTTCACTGCTTACCTTTGTAACAGATTGGTCAGACACCATGGCTAACAAGAATTCAAAAGTGGGTACTCATCAGTTCGCTGAGGCCACCATTTATCCTCCTGCTCCAACCCACATGGCTTCACAGTCCCGAAAGACGGACACTAAGAAGTGTGCAATGAACCGTTTCGTCTTTGAGTCCCCTAAGATCGCTGAACTCAAACGCAAAGCAGCTAGCGAAAGCGTCAAAATGCCTACACGTGTGGAAGCTATCACGTCACTTATCTGGAAATGTGCTACAAATGCCTCGCGGTCTAAACTGATGGCTCCAAGGCCAACGCTCATGTATGTAGCCGTAGACTTGCGGCTTAAGCTTCCTTCAAGTGTTCTGTCACCGGACGCTATTGGTAACCTTCAGACAGCATTCTTTCTCAAGAAAGACGCAGAGAGCGAACCTGAAATACATGAAGCCGTGGCCGCATTCAGGACGGGCAAAGAAGAAGTCGACAAGATGTTAAAAGATAGTGTCCAAAGCAATACACTTGTTCAGGGTTTGTTGAACATGATGGCAAGTCAGGGGGCGGAGTTCAAACCGGACGTAGACATATACACAACGTCTAGCTGGTTGGGTAAGCCTTTCTACGGGGTTGACTTCGGGTGGGGTAGTCCGGTCTGGCTTGGATCAGCTACACATACCGTCTATGACAAAATGGTGTATGTTTCGCTGATAGATTCAAAGGATGGTGAAGGTGTGGAAGCATGGATAAGCATACCTGCAGAAGACATGTCTGTACTTGTCCATGACCAAGAGTTGCTTGCTTATGCTGTCCTAAATCCCCCTATCACAATCTAA
- the LOC108851763 gene encoding serine carboxypeptidase-like 13 isoform X2, translating into MSLTLKLITLLLLALSHHAESGSIVKFLPGFEGPLPFELETGYIGVGDLQMFYYFIESENNPQEDPLLIWLTGGPGCSSLFAILFENGPLALKFEVFNGSLPSLASTTYSWTKMANIIFLDQPVGAGFSYSRTPLLNKVSDTGEINVIHEFLRKWLSKHPEFYSNPFYVAGDSYSGKIVPPLVQEISRGNYMCCKPPINIQGYVLGNPLTDIKFDHNYNIPFAHGMALISDELYESLKRICKGDYSNVDSRNTECLKLIKIYNKCIDKLNIYHILLPDCEMTSSHCFLYKYFLLSKWANNNKVRRALQVTKGSIDKWRRCNYDVIQYKYDIQSTIPYHVNNSISGFRSLIYSGDHDMVVPFVATQAWIRSLNYSIVDDWRPWMVNYQIAGYTRSYANKMTFATIKASVLVST; encoded by the exons ATGAGTTTGACTCTTAAGCTAATAACTCTGCTTCTACTTGCCTTGAGTCACCATGCTGAATCTGGCTCCATCGTTAAGTTCCTTCCGGGGTTTGAAGGCCCTCTTCCTTTCGAACTTGAAACCGG ATACATTGGTGTTGGTGACCTACAAATGTTTTACTATTTCATTGAGTCTGAGAATAATCCGCAAGAGGACCCTCTTCTTATTTGGTTAACAGGAGGACCGGGATGTTCTTCTCTTTTCGCCATTCTTTTTGAGAACG GGCCTTTGGCTTTGAAGTTCGAGGTTTTTAATGGAAGTCTCCCTTCTTTGGCCTCTACGACATATTCATGGACAAAG ATGGCCAACATAATATTTTTGGACCAGCCTGTTGGAGCTGGCTTCTCATACTCAAGAACTCCACTTCTTAATAAAGTTAGTGATACAGGTGAAATTAATGTCATCCATGAGTTTCTACGAAAG TGGTTAAGCAAACATCCAGAGTTTTACTCCAACCCATTTTACGTTGCCGGAGATTCTTATTCTGGTAAGATTGTTCCGCCACTCGTACAAGAAATCTCAAGag GAAATTATATGTGTTGCAAACCTCCAATAAATATTCAG GGGTATGTTCTCGGAAACCCTTTAACAGATATTAAGTTCGACCACAACTATAATATTCCATTTGCTCATGGAATGGCATTAATCTCGGATGAACTCTATGAG TCACTGAAAAGAATCTGCAAAGGAGATTACTCGAATGTGGATTCACGGAACACAGAATGCTTAAAGCtcattaaaatttacaataag TGTATTGACAAACTAAacatataccatatattattaccAGATTGTGAAATGACATCTTCTCATTGCTTT CTATATAAGTACTTTCTCCTTAGCAAGTGGGCCAACAACAACAAAGTTCGCAGAGCTCTTCAAGTCACTAAG GGGAGTATAGATAAATGGAGGCGATGTAATTATGATGTCATTCAGTATAAGTACGACATTCAAAGCACCATACCATACCATGTGAATAACAGCATTAGTGGCTTTCGATCTCTTATCTACAG TGGTGATCATGATATGGTAGTGCCTTTCGTTGCAACTCAAGCATGGATAAGGTCTCTCAATTACTCCATCGTTGATGACTGGAGGCCTTGGATGGTCAACTATCAGATCGCTGG ataTACGAGAAGTTATGCCAATAAGATGACATTTGCTACTATCAAAGCAAGTGTTCTCGTGTCGACTTAA
- the LOC108851763 gene encoding serine carboxypeptidase-like 13 isoform X1 yields the protein MSLTLKLITLLLLALSHHAESGSIVKFLPGFEGPLPFELETGYIGVGDLQMFYYFIESENNPQEDPLLIWLTGGPGCSSLFAILFENGEFIILFYFLFLKALFFSDEVGKINTCLGPLALKFEVFNGSLPSLASTTYSWTKMANIIFLDQPVGAGFSYSRTPLLNKVSDTGEINVIHEFLRKWLSKHPEFYSNPFYVAGDSYSGKIVPPLVQEISRGNYMCCKPPINIQGYVLGNPLTDIKFDHNYNIPFAHGMALISDELYESLKRICKGDYSNVDSRNTECLKLIKIYNKCIDKLNIYHILLPDCEMTSSHCFLYKYFLLSKWANNNKVRRALQVTKGSIDKWRRCNYDVIQYKYDIQSTIPYHVNNSISGFRSLIYSGDHDMVVPFVATQAWIRSLNYSIVDDWRPWMVNYQIAGYTRSYANKMTFATIKASVLVST from the exons ATGAGTTTGACTCTTAAGCTAATAACTCTGCTTCTACTTGCCTTGAGTCACCATGCTGAATCTGGCTCCATCGTTAAGTTCCTTCCGGGGTTTGAAGGCCCTCTTCCTTTCGAACTTGAAACCGG ATACATTGGTGTTGGTGACCTACAAATGTTTTACTATTTCATTGAGTCTGAGAATAATCCGCAAGAGGACCCTCTTCTTATTTGGTTAACAGGAGGACCGGGATGTTCTTCTCTTTTCGCCATTCTTTTTGAGAACGGtgaatttataatattattttattttctttttctcaaagCATTATTTTTCAGTGATGAAGTgggaaaaataaatacatgtttaGGGCCTTTGGCTTTGAAGTTCGAGGTTTTTAATGGAAGTCTCCCTTCTTTGGCCTCTACGACATATTCATGGACAAAG ATGGCCAACATAATATTTTTGGACCAGCCTGTTGGAGCTGGCTTCTCATACTCAAGAACTCCACTTCTTAATAAAGTTAGTGATACAGGTGAAATTAATGTCATCCATGAGTTTCTACGAAAG TGGTTAAGCAAACATCCAGAGTTTTACTCCAACCCATTTTACGTTGCCGGAGATTCTTATTCTGGTAAGATTGTTCCGCCACTCGTACAAGAAATCTCAAGag GAAATTATATGTGTTGCAAACCTCCAATAAATATTCAG GGGTATGTTCTCGGAAACCCTTTAACAGATATTAAGTTCGACCACAACTATAATATTCCATTTGCTCATGGAATGGCATTAATCTCGGATGAACTCTATGAG TCACTGAAAAGAATCTGCAAAGGAGATTACTCGAATGTGGATTCACGGAACACAGAATGCTTAAAGCtcattaaaatttacaataag TGTATTGACAAACTAAacatataccatatattattaccAGATTGTGAAATGACATCTTCTCATTGCTTT CTATATAAGTACTTTCTCCTTAGCAAGTGGGCCAACAACAACAAAGTTCGCAGAGCTCTTCAAGTCACTAAG GGGAGTATAGATAAATGGAGGCGATGTAATTATGATGTCATTCAGTATAAGTACGACATTCAAAGCACCATACCATACCATGTGAATAACAGCATTAGTGGCTTTCGATCTCTTATCTACAG TGGTGATCATGATATGGTAGTGCCTTTCGTTGCAACTCAAGCATGGATAAGGTCTCTCAATTACTCCATCGTTGATGACTGGAGGCCTTGGATGGTCAACTATCAGATCGCTGG ataTACGAGAAGTTATGCCAATAAGATGACATTTGCTACTATCAAAGCAAGTGTTCTCGTGTCGACTTAA
- the LOC108851359 gene encoding serine/threonine-protein kinase SRK2J codes for MDKYEMVKDLGFGNFGLARLMRNKKTNELVAVKFIDRGYKIDENVAREIVNHGSLNHPNIVRFKEVVLTPTHLGIVMEYAAGGELFDRISSAGRFSEAEARYFFQQLICGVHYLHAMQICHRDLKLENILLDGSPAPRLKICDFGYSKSSILHSNPKSTVGTPAYIAPEVFGRSEYDGKSVDVWSCGVALYVMLVGAYPFEDPKDPRNFRKTVQKIMAVKYKIPGYVHISEDCRNLLSRIFVANPSHRVTLKEIRSHAWFLKNLPRELKESAQSVYYQRNGNLINLSPQRVEEIMKILGEARTIPNLPSPLESLGNGEKGDVDEEEEEYLDANDEECDDVYP; via the exons ATGGATAAGTATGAGATGGTGAAGGATTTGGGATTTGGTAATTTTGGATTGGCTCGGCTTATGCGTAACAAGAAAACAAACGAGCTTGTGGCTGTCAAATTCATAGATAGAGGATACAAG ATAGATGAGAACGTTGCAAGAGAAATCGTCAATCATGGATCTCTCAATCATCCCAACATTGTTCGGTTTAAAGAG GTTGTCTTAACTCCGACACATCTGGGAATTGTAATGGAGTATGCAGCTGGAGGAGAACTGTTCGATCGGATATCAAGCGCTGGTCGATTCAGCGAAGCTGAG GCTAGATATTTCTTTCAACAACTCATTTGCGGCGTGCATTACTTACATGCAAtg CAAATATGCCATAGAGATCTGAAATTAGAAAACATTTTGCTTGATGGAAGTCCAGCACCCCGTCTAAAAATTTGTGATTTTGGCTACTCGAAG TCTTCTATTCTCCattcaaaccctaaatcaacGGTGGGGACTCCGGCATATATAGCACCGGAAGTTTTTGGTCGTTCGGAATACGACGGAAAg TCAGTTGATGTGTGGTCTTGTGGAGTGGCACTCTATGTTATGTTGGTAGGAGCTTACCCTTTCGAAGACCCTAAAGATCCACGCAATTTCCGAAAAACTGTCCAG AAAATAATGGCTGTTAAGTACAAGATTCCAGGATATGTTCACATATCTGAAGATTGCAGGAACTTATTATCTCGTATATTTGTTGCTAATCCATCACAT AGAGTTACGCTCAAAGAGATTAGGAGTCATGCGTGGTTCCTAAAGAATTTGCCAAGAGAACTAAAAGAGTCCGCACAATCAGTATATTACCAAAGGAATGGTAATCTGATTAACCTTTCTCCTCAAAGAGTAGAGGAGATTATGAAGATACTTGGTGAGGCAAGAACCATTCCAAACCTTCCAAGCCCACTCGAATCTCTTGGAAATGGTGAAAAAGGTGatgttgatgaagaagaagaagaatatttGGATGCTAATGATGAAGAATGTGATGATGTATATCcatag